One region of Leptospira bandrabouensis genomic DNA includes:
- a CDS encoding ABC transporter permease, translating into MEKVSILWALVRRDYALQYAGSFLGISWMFLQNLVLISLYALVFLVLNLKNPSTQEDFTAYLLTGLLYWIPIQELLVRGTGILTDNRSLLKRSSLGIDLFLWIPYVQFLIHSLVTSIPVFLYLAYSGKLNLSGIFLGYLILIFSGLYLMLLLHYLSRLNILLKDISPLIRLVSQLLFWGIPVLYYPTGYLKEWNRLNPFTIPLDIFRTSVIPGYTPQFDWIQILPFLLFFYLVYLLSKRKFQSVILDHL; encoded by the coding sequence ATGGAGAAAGTATCCATACTTTGGGCTCTGGTTCGGCGTGATTATGCTTTGCAATATGCAGGTTCCTTCTTGGGGATCTCCTGGATGTTTCTGCAAAACCTAGTCCTAATTAGTTTGTACGCACTGGTTTTCCTTGTGCTGAACTTAAAAAACCCTTCCACACAAGAGGACTTCACCGCTTATCTTTTAACAGGGTTACTCTATTGGATTCCCATTCAGGAACTTTTGGTTCGTGGAACTGGTATTCTCACCGACAACCGAAGTTTACTCAAACGTTCTAGCCTCGGCATCGATTTATTTTTATGGATTCCTTATGTTCAATTTCTCATTCATAGCCTCGTCACATCCATCCCAGTGTTTTTGTATTTGGCTTATTCTGGAAAATTAAATCTTTCGGGAATTTTTTTGGGATACCTGATTCTTATTTTTTCAGGGCTTTATTTGATGTTACTTCTCCATTATCTTTCAAGGCTAAATATTTTATTAAAAGATATCTCACCTTTGATTCGTTTGGTGAGTCAATTGTTGTTCTGGGGAATCCCTGTTTTATATTATCCCACTGGATATTTAAAAGAATGGAATCGATTGAATCCATTTACCATTCCTTTGGATATTTTTCGCACATCTGTGATACCAGGGTATACTCCACAATTTGATTGGATTCAAATTTTACCTTTTTTGCTTTTTTTCTATTTAGTATATCTACTTTCTAAACGTAAGTTCCAATCGGTGATTTTGGATCATCTTTAA
- a CDS encoding response regulator, with protein MSKGYIICVDDEVSVLETLAEQLLARFGESHIIETASSAEEALSLIDEIISSNDIVELIVSDQVMPGMKGDRFLEQVHHRLPDAIKILLTGQAGLDSAIYAINNGGLSRYVEKPWNIDELSKDIKDLLDKFRQNLENQHLIQALNRRIMELESGQQ; from the coding sequence ATGAGTAAAGGTTATATTATATGTGTCGATGATGAAGTATCGGTATTGGAGACGCTTGCGGAACAACTTCTGGCTCGATTTGGCGAATCCCATATCATCGAGACTGCCAGCAGTGCCGAAGAAGCACTTTCCCTTATCGACGAAATCATCAGTAGCAACGACATTGTTGAGTTGATTGTTTCTGACCAAGTGATGCCTGGAATGAAAGGGGATCGGTTTTTGGAACAGGTGCACCACCGCCTTCCCGATGCGATCAAAATCCTTCTGACTGGTCAGGCAGGACTTGATTCTGCAATTTATGCCATTAACAACGGGGGACTCAGTCGGTATGTCGAAAAACCTTGGAACATTGACGAACTATCCAAAGACATCAAAGACTTACTGGATAAGTTCCGACAAAATTTGGAAAACCAACACCTCATCCAAGCCCTCAATCGTCGCATCATGGAATTGGAATCGGGGCAGCAGTAA
- a CDS encoding DUF192 domain-containing protein has protein sequence MKTRIGILLVLLSLSVCKQAESFPSQTNTPEVLFGSVADRILKLEIANTPSTRATGLMYRTKLGEDEGMLFVFPRPDYLSFWMKNTLIPLSIGYFSEDMRLLESFDMKPNQTEEVYNARKPAMYALEVNQGWFAKHKIGKDAVLTLERKVSARD, from the coding sequence ATGAAAACGCGGATTGGAATTCTACTTGTTTTACTTAGTCTATCTGTTTGTAAACAGGCAGAATCCTTTCCGTCGCAAACGAACACTCCCGAGGTTCTTTTTGGGAGTGTGGCTGATCGTATATTAAAATTAGAAATTGCCAATACTCCTTCGACAAGAGCGACAGGACTTATGTATCGCACGAAACTCGGAGAAGATGAAGGAATGTTATTTGTTTTTCCTCGTCCTGATTATTTAAGTTTTTGGATGAAGAATACCCTTATCCCTTTGTCGATTGGTTATTTTTCAGAAGATATGCGACTTTTAGAATCATTCGATATGAAACCCAACCAAACCGAAGAAGTATATAATGCAAGAAAACCGGCGATGTACGCATTGGAAGTCAACCAAGGTTGGTTCGCCAAACATAAAATTGGAAAAGATGCTGTCCTTACTTTGGAAAGAAAGGTGAGCGCCCGCGACTAA
- a CDS encoding HAMP domain-containing methyl-accepting chemotaxis protein yields MKWIHNLKIRVKLLLAFMVTILLMIVVAGASFYAARQILASLHTVFEDRVVPISQIKEVSDAYLIGIVDSANKVRAKKITVEEALESIRESETKADEIWKVYLGTYLVPEEKAIIDQMEKEFPPLKAGVKQLRILLETRNEAELEKFVTVDMYPIFEPLTNHLDDLIRVQLKVAKEEYHKSEAHFERSLAIVTTIVVIAFILVFVIAIFFSDSIAAPMKKIVEVAQTVSIGDLDVNLETKHNTHTSIKHLEGNEIQQLTQAFMELVTFIKERAEHLERIANSDLSADVTLKSDRDQLGLSLRRMLINLSDVVEKLFFTSQEVDLGAQQLADASTSLSEAASEQASAVEEISATLTEISNSFLSNAENAEKMTEFSESTAKQALEGNSKMKDLVSAMGEISNSFDQISKINKVINDIAFQTNILALNAAVEAARAGQHGKGFAVVAEEVRNLAQKSANAADETTLLIESSMKKVKLGNDATEKTAEVLGQISDSAENVSNLTKSLASSIHEQKSAVLQITQGIDQVTTVTSTTAASAEEVAASSETLKRQVEIMRSIIMSFKLKEDTSKSTALTRVERPKIVL; encoded by the coding sequence ATGAAATGGATTCACAATCTTAAAATTCGAGTCAAATTACTTTTGGCTTTTATGGTAACCATTCTTTTGATGATTGTTGTCGCAGGCGCCAGTTTCTATGCAGCACGTCAAATTTTAGCATCGCTTCATACAGTCTTTGAAGACCGAGTTGTACCAATTAGCCAAATCAAAGAAGTTTCAGATGCTTATCTGATTGGAATTGTGGATTCAGCCAACAAAGTTCGTGCAAAAAAAATCACAGTAGAAGAAGCACTCGAATCCATACGAGAATCCGAAACAAAGGCCGATGAAATATGGAAGGTTTATTTAGGTACTTATCTTGTCCCAGAAGAAAAAGCGATCATTGATCAGATGGAAAAAGAATTTCCACCACTCAAAGCAGGAGTCAAACAACTTCGCATCCTTTTGGAAACAAGAAATGAAGCAGAATTAGAAAAGTTTGTCACCGTCGATATGTATCCAATCTTCGAACCACTTACCAATCACTTAGATGATTTGATCCGAGTACAATTAAAAGTAGCTAAAGAAGAATACCATAAATCGGAAGCACATTTTGAAAGATCTTTAGCAATTGTTACTACAATCGTAGTGATTGCTTTTATTTTGGTTTTTGTGATCGCTATCTTTTTCTCAGACTCCATTGCAGCTCCGATGAAAAAAATCGTAGAGGTAGCACAAACTGTATCCATTGGAGATCTGGATGTAAATTTAGAAACAAAACATAATACTCATACAAGTATAAAACACTTAGAAGGCAATGAAATCCAACAGCTCACTCAAGCCTTTATGGAACTTGTCACTTTTATCAAAGAACGTGCTGAACACTTAGAACGAATTGCCAATTCTGATCTCAGTGCCGATGTCACACTCAAATCAGATCGAGATCAATTGGGCCTAAGTTTGCGTCGAATGCTTATCAATCTTTCTGATGTAGTAGAAAAATTGTTTTTTACTTCTCAAGAGGTGGATTTAGGAGCTCAACAATTAGCCGATGCCAGCACTTCTCTTTCAGAAGCAGCAAGTGAACAAGCAAGTGCAGTAGAAGAAATTTCAGCTACACTTACCGAAATCAGTAATAGTTTTCTATCAAACGCAGAAAATGCAGAGAAGATGACAGAATTTTCCGAATCAACCGCAAAACAGGCGCTAGAGGGTAATTCCAAAATGAAGGATCTAGTCTCTGCAATGGGAGAAATTAGTAACTCCTTTGATCAAATTTCCAAAATCAACAAAGTCATTAATGACATTGCATTTCAAACCAATATACTAGCTCTCAATGCGGCAGTAGAAGCAGCCAGAGCAGGACAACATGGAAAAGGTTTTGCAGTCGTTGCAGAAGAAGTAAGGAATCTGGCCCAAAAAAGTGCCAATGCAGCAGATGAAACCACCCTCCTCATTGAATCTTCAATGAAAAAAGTAAAACTTGGAAACGATGCGACTGAAAAAACAGCAGAAGTTCTTGGTCAAATTTCTGATAGTGCTGAAAATGTAAGTAACCTCACAAAGAGTTTAGCAAGTTCGATCCACGAACAAAAATCAGCTGTCTTACAAATAACCCAAGGTATAGACCAAGTAACAACCGTAACATCAACAACGGCTGCATCTGCAGAAGAAGTGGCAGCCTCAAGTGAAACCTTGAAACGTCAAGTGGAAATTATGCGTTCAATTATCATGAGTTTTAAATTAAAAGAAGATACATCTAAATCAACTGCCCTCACGCGGGTGGAAAGACCAAAAATCGTTTTATAG
- a CDS encoding chemotaxis protein CheW, whose amino-acid sequence MNQNLKSWDMSADEDTMKDLYLCFSLEDRDYAFEVRHLTEILALPAITTIPGTAPFLKGVINIRGKIIPVMDVRLRFDMSFKPYHERTCVLLVELDGLPLGLIVDSVNDVLRIPSENIDLAPKIGESKSSRFIYATGRVGNSVKILINLQRLLTEEETVLIKDIPGN is encoded by the coding sequence ATGAACCAGAACTTAAAATCATGGGATATGAGCGCTGATGAAGATACCATGAAAGATTTGTATCTTTGTTTTAGTTTGGAAGATAGAGACTATGCATTTGAAGTAAGACACCTAACAGAGATTCTTGCCCTTCCAGCAATCACAACTATTCCCGGCACTGCTCCATTCTTAAAAGGTGTGATCAATATCCGTGGGAAAATTATCCCAGTAATGGATGTTCGTTTGCGATTTGATATGTCATTTAAACCATATCACGAAAGAACCTGTGTATTACTTGTGGAATTAGATGGTCTACCACTTGGGTTGATAGTTGATTCTGTAAATGATGTTTTACGGATTCCTTCCGAAAATATCGATTTAGCACCAAAGATTGGTGAATCAAAATCTTCACGATTTATTTATGCTACGGGTAGAGTTGGCAATTCAGTAAAAATTCTAATCAACTTACAAAGACTACTTACAGAAGAAGAAACCGTTTTGATTAAGGACATTCCGGGAAACTAA
- a CDS encoding PP2C family protein-serine/threonine phosphatase: MTRSFYLYFKEIFRKPTKSEWEILKLVEARYDKEYTYYIFITHLIVYSLLIAPPFSEIKLQILPYLLGVTIARLILLLQFYTKSMPIQRVIYFSGFIGDGLVYIVFMIGIHSFPSIGSFYLLNAYLMSFIFPILLYSTRLDPKACILSASYFSILHIIYICNLPSSVSDQFSFFSKYFLILVYWGSAALGTVFVLNKRKDTTDMYNLSEERRFMLHELELAKKVQDALFPGNIKIPSLAFTYYRKSPNVIGGDFFDFVQLREGNVGVFLTDVAGHGISSAMVASIMKVLVSTIPYRFKTAPAKLMDYLDDRLAHDLNKYHASAIYLFFDFIEKKLTLGNAGHPYLILAHKGEDFQELETQGAILGFNIKIPPIAEKTISISPGDRFFIYTDGLIESTDSEGNSLGTEGLLALLNRHRQSANIKELELNLLTELKTYYGLDSFSDDTMFLILEVEE, encoded by the coding sequence TTGACACGTTCCTTTTATTTATACTTTAAAGAAATCTTTCGAAAACCAACGAAATCAGAATGGGAAATTTTAAAGTTAGTAGAAGCCCGTTATGATAAAGAGTATACCTATTATATTTTTATCACTCACCTTATAGTTTACTCTTTACTAATAGCCCCACCGTTTTCTGAAATTAAATTACAGATTCTGCCTTATTTGCTTGGTGTAACAATTGCTAGGCTAATTTTACTTTTGCAATTTTATACAAAAAGTATGCCCATCCAAAGAGTGATTTACTTTAGCGGGTTTATAGGTGATGGCTTAGTTTATATAGTTTTTATGATAGGTATCCATTCTTTCCCATCCATTGGAAGTTTTTACTTATTGAATGCATATCTCATGTCCTTTATTTTTCCAATTCTTTTGTATAGCACAAGGCTTGATCCCAAGGCATGTATTTTGAGTGCTTCTTATTTTTCTATATTACATATCATTTATATTTGTAATTTACCTTCTTCTGTTTCCGATCAATTTTCTTTTTTTAGTAAATACTTTCTGATTTTAGTGTATTGGGGAAGTGCTGCTCTTGGAACGGTTTTTGTTTTAAACAAACGAAAAGACACAACAGACATGTACAATCTTTCGGAAGAAAGAAGGTTTATGTTACATGAATTGGAACTGGCAAAAAAAGTACAAGATGCACTCTTTCCAGGGAATATCAAAATTCCGAGTTTAGCTTTTACCTATTATCGAAAAAGTCCCAATGTCATTGGTGGTGACTTCTTTGATTTTGTACAACTTAGGGAAGGAAACGTAGGAGTTTTTTTAACGGACGTGGCAGGTCATGGGATTTCTTCTGCGATGGTGGCCTCCATCATGAAGGTCCTTGTTTCTACCATTCCCTATCGTTTTAAAACAGCCCCAGCCAAACTCATGGACTATTTAGATGATCGTTTGGCTCACGATTTAAACAAATACCATGCCTCCGCCATTTATTTATTTTTTGATTTTATCGAAAAAAAACTAACCCTCGGAAATGCAGGTCATCCTTATTTGATATTGGCGCACAAAGGGGAAGACTTTCAAGAGTTAGAAACGCAAGGTGCGATCCTAGGTTTTAATATTAAAATTCCTCCCATTGCGGAAAAAACAATATCGATCTCACCGGGGGATCGATTTTTTATTTATACTGACGGACTGATTGAATCCACAGATTCGGAAGGAAATTCTTTGGGAACGGAAGGCCTTCTTGCCCTTCTCAATCGACATAGACAAAGTGCAAACATCAAGGAATTGGAACTTAATTTACTCACAGAATTGAAAACCTACTATGGACTTGATAGTTTTTCTGATGACACTATGTTTCTTATATTGGAAGTAGAAGAATAA
- a CDS encoding enoyl-CoA hydratase-related protein, with the protein MHLSFLDIQIKSNFALVTIKRPEALNALNDVVITQIGEMVEELESNPAVRGFVLTGEGKAFVAGADIAKMKEFNVREGQAFSELGQTVFRKMELSNLISIAAINGFCLGGGMELAMACDIRYAVASAKLGLPEVTLGLLPGFGGSQRLPRLIGVGRATEMILSGDMISAEEGYRLGLINKVVDPAELLNESEKTLSTILSRGPNAIKAAKTAIRQGLETNMERGLEWEKQLFGGRFADEETKEGLSAFLEKRKPNFKG; encoded by the coding sequence ATTCATTTGTCTTTTTTAGATATTCAAATTAAATCCAATTTTGCTCTTGTTACCATCAAAAGGCCAGAAGCCCTTAATGCACTGAACGACGTAGTGATCACCCAAATTGGTGAGATGGTGGAAGAATTGGAATCCAATCCAGCAGTGCGAGGGTTCGTTCTTACCGGTGAAGGAAAAGCTTTCGTTGCAGGAGCAGACATTGCTAAAATGAAAGAGTTCAATGTCCGTGAAGGGCAGGCTTTCTCTGAACTTGGACAAACTGTTTTTCGAAAAATGGAGTTATCAAATCTAATTTCTATCGCTGCCATCAATGGATTTTGTTTGGGTGGGGGTATGGAATTGGCTATGGCATGTGATATTCGTTATGCGGTAGCTTCTGCTAAATTAGGTTTACCTGAAGTGACACTTGGTTTGTTACCTGGATTTGGTGGGTCCCAAAGACTTCCTAGACTCATTGGAGTGGGAAGAGCCACTGAAATGATTTTATCAGGGGATATGATTTCTGCCGAAGAAGGATACAGACTCGGCCTGATCAATAAGGTTGTCGATCCCGCTGAGTTACTAAATGAATCCGAAAAAACACTTTCTACTATTTTATCTCGTGGACCTAACGCAATTAAGGCGGCAAAAACTGCCATTCGTCAAGGTTTAGAAACCAATATGGAACGTGGTTTGGAATGGGAAAAACAACTTTTTGGTGGAAGGTTTGCTGATGAAGAAACCAAAGAAGGCCTTTCCGCTTTCCTCGAAAAAAGGAAACCAAATTTCAAAGGTTAA
- a CDS encoding LIC12298 family protein — MIVRSIQQPAYNRHKDQGLAGQGPKKGFSQNQTGKTFEDYLMEAFQGEVVQNGEWVSPGLSTLGQKNLRKM; from the coding sequence ATGATCGTTCGATCCATCCAACAACCCGCTTACAACCGCCACAAAGACCAAGGCCTCGCAGGGCAAGGTCCTAAAAAGGGATTTTCCCAAAACCAAACTGGAAAGACCTTTGAAGATTATTTGATGGAAGCCTTCCAAGGGGAAGTGGTCCAAAATGGAGAGTGGGTGTCCCCAGGTCTCTCTACTCTTGGCCAAAAAAACCTAAGGAAGATGTAA
- a CDS encoding HEAT repeat domain-containing protein: MVFLSLSSVWGKEKDLSPEQISKKKEVLSKMVRYGTSQERKQALYELTRFPKESAGELYTLVGEQLKTEKDMGMKIVLLKTIGDLDLKENKDTIIGLFEDSNEDVAKQAVTSAKKMKLAEATSPLLEKVKKEDFTKNSNSLSLYISALGELPEGKTAAPFLETKFREKFNNADMRGQIALYFGSVLYSDAESALMEVAFDEIQPTTLRCYSMNTLGKLKSETAKPKLYELLDSLKKTAGKLDAKKAQSLKIYAIGALVTMGDKEVFQELNEFARDDDSMVRLRAIEFMGNLKDPKALELLEYKRDRDPSPKVQKAAKKAIDQINGKEPVPDEEKSPEEKPEEEPK; this comes from the coding sequence TTGGTTTTTCTTTCTCTTTCTTCAGTTTGGGGGAAAGAGAAAGATCTCAGTCCAGAACAAATCTCCAAAAAAAAAGAAGTCCTTTCCAAAATGGTTCGTTATGGAACAAGCCAAGAAAGGAAACAAGCGTTATATGAACTAACTCGTTTTCCCAAAGAAAGTGCTGGTGAACTTTATACACTAGTTGGTGAACAATTAAAAACAGAAAAAGATATGGGGATGAAAATTGTCCTCTTAAAAACCATTGGTGATTTGGATTTAAAAGAAAACAAAGATACCATCATTGGTCTGTTTGAAGATTCCAATGAAGATGTGGCCAAACAAGCTGTCACTTCTGCTAAAAAAATGAAATTAGCAGAAGCAACGAGTCCCTTACTCGAAAAAGTAAAAAAGGAAGATTTCACAAAAAATTCCAATTCACTGAGTCTCTACATCAGTGCACTTGGTGAATTGCCAGAGGGGAAAACCGCTGCTCCTTTTTTGGAAACCAAGTTTCGTGAAAAATTTAATAATGCAGATATGCGTGGTCAAATCGCTTTGTATTTTGGATCAGTTCTTTATTCTGATGCAGAGTCAGCTCTAATGGAAGTGGCTTTTGATGAAATCCAACCTACCACTTTGCGATGTTATTCGATGAATACATTAGGGAAATTAAAATCAGAGACAGCAAAACCAAAGTTATACGAACTTCTTGATTCTCTTAAAAAAACAGCAGGTAAGTTGGATGCAAAAAAGGCCCAATCCCTAAAAATTTATGCGATTGGCGCTCTTGTGACGATGGGTGACAAAGAAGTATTCCAGGAACTAAATGAATTTGCTCGCGATGATGACAGTATGGTGAGATTGCGGGCCATCGAGTTTATGGGAAATTTGAAAGATCCCAAAGCATTAGAATTATTGGAATACAAAAGGGACAGAGACCCAAGTCCGAAAGTACAGAAGGCTGCCAAAAAAGCCATCGACCAAATCAATGGGAAAGAACCGGTTCCCGATGAAGAAAAATCACCAGAGGAAAAACCGGAAGAAGAGCCCAAATGA
- a CDS encoding LIC_11959 family protein: MNWRVFTSLLIFLFAFARIPIDAEDDGRYTGSIARSEKRILDGKADFLKSGTFPLEWKLFFKGKQGDFVVFYDLNGDEIHYRYRRNKFDLDAEVFVKDLFSGNPYRVKGEWIGYYFYSVDERGKRSSLPTPKKLPAEPKEFADRQSVPIFKLIEYIEVRTDDLLY, from the coding sequence ATGAATTGGAGAGTTTTCACTTCACTACTGATTTTCCTTTTTGCATTTGCGAGAATTCCCATTGATGCAGAAGATGACGGGCGTTATACGGGTTCTATAGCACGTTCTGAAAAAAGAATTTTGGATGGAAAAGCAGACTTCCTAAAATCAGGTACTTTTCCCCTAGAGTGGAAATTGTTTTTTAAGGGAAAACAAGGGGATTTTGTTGTATTTTATGATCTAAACGGAGATGAAATCCACTACCGGTACAGACGTAATAAATTTGATTTGGATGCTGAAGTTTTTGTAAAAGATTTGTTTTCTGGAAATCCTTACCGAGTGAAAGGGGAATGGATCGGATATTATTTTTATTCGGTAGATGAAAGGGGAAAACGTTCTTCTCTCCCCACACCTAAAAAACTTCCAGCCGAACCTAAAGAATTTGCCGACAGACAATCAGTTCCTATTTTTAAGTTAATTGAATACATCGAAGTCCGCACGGATGATCTTCTCTATTAA
- a CDS encoding glycogen/starch/alpha-glucan phosphorylase, which translates to MVVNNPRLITLLSEEQKADLASMEKQFAHHLEYTIGKNRFNLKNEDIYKALGHTIRDFLIDRLNVTHERYRNENPKRVFYFSLEFLMGRTLMNALINLGLYETIQVMLRGIGFELTDVLEFETDAGLGNGGLGRLAACFLDSMATLNVPGFGYGIRYDYGIFNQIIANGSQLEMPDHWDADGVPYEVVRSDISFSVGFFGHTETRVSGKGKIQHDWVPDETVLASAHDYPIPGFNTSTVNYLRLWAAKSSEEFNLDYFNHGDYMKAVQDKSISENISKVLYPNDTTEQGKVLRLKQQYFMVCASLQDILTQYRESTQNLKELPNYIAIQLNDTHPSIGIAELMRIFLDNEEMDWEPAWEIVTKVFSYTNHTVLPEALETWRVELFEKLLPRHLEIIYEINHRFLSEVRNKGILSDEEIQRVSIIEEGKEKRIRMANLAVIGSYRVNGVAELHSELIKKTIFQAFTKVFPEKFNNKTNGITPRRWLLQSNPSLANLISKRIGNEFTTDLYNLKKLETFVDDSDFHNDWRAVKQTAKDELAKLIKSETGITIDSKSLIDVQIKRFHEYKRQLLNILRVIALYRRIKENPSREMTPRTVIFGGKAAPGYYMAKLIIKLINNVAWVINRDPDVADRLKVVFLPNYRVSLAEKIIPGSDLSEQISTAGTEASGTSNMKFMLNGALTIGTLDGANVEILEEVGPENIYIFGLHTEEVFRLKEAGYQPADYIQKNDELHRVLLMIRENFFSMGEPGIFGPIYDSLYYTDNYLLMADFDAYDKTQNLVARDYLDQTTWTKKSILNVARSGKFSSDRTIREYAKDIWKVPLLDTVPPKTIYKLPQN; encoded by the coding sequence ATGGTTGTCAACAATCCTCGTTTAATTACCCTTTTATCTGAAGAACAAAAAGCCGACTTGGCTTCGATGGAAAAACAATTTGCCCACCATTTGGAATATACCATTGGCAAAAACAGATTTAACCTGAAAAACGAAGATATCTACAAAGCACTCGGACATACCATCAGAGACTTTTTAATCGATCGACTGAATGTCACACATGAACGTTATAGGAATGAAAATCCCAAACGTGTGTTTTATTTTTCTTTAGAATTTTTAATGGGTCGCACTCTCATGAATGCCCTCATCAATCTTGGGTTATACGAAACAATCCAAGTGATGCTTCGAGGAATTGGTTTTGAACTCACAGATGTTTTAGAATTTGAAACCGATGCGGGACTTGGGAACGGCGGCCTTGGTAGGCTCGCTGCTTGTTTTTTAGATTCTATGGCCACTCTGAATGTTCCAGGATTTGGCTATGGAATCCGTTATGATTATGGAATTTTTAACCAAATCATCGCCAATGGAAGCCAATTGGAAATGCCTGACCACTGGGATGCCGACGGGGTTCCTTATGAAGTAGTGCGTTCTGATATTTCCTTTTCAGTTGGTTTTTTTGGTCATACAGAAACTAGGGTTTCTGGGAAAGGAAAAATCCAACACGATTGGGTCCCCGATGAAACGGTTCTTGCTTCTGCACATGATTATCCAATTCCTGGATTTAACACAAGTACGGTGAACTATCTAAGGCTTTGGGCTGCTAAGTCTTCAGAAGAATTTAATTTAGATTATTTTAACCACGGCGATTATATGAAAGCCGTACAAGATAAATCCATTTCCGAAAATATTTCCAAAGTATTGTATCCCAATGACACCACCGAACAAGGAAAGGTGCTAAGACTCAAACAACAATATTTTATGGTCTGTGCCTCTCTCCAAGATATTTTAACTCAATATCGTGAATCGACTCAAAATCTGAAAGAACTTCCAAACTATATTGCTATCCAATTGAATGATACTCATCCAAGCATCGGGATTGCAGAACTGATGCGAATTTTTCTAGATAATGAAGAGATGGATTGGGAGCCAGCTTGGGAGATTGTCACAAAAGTTTTTTCTTATACCAACCATACGGTTTTGCCAGAGGCTTTGGAAACATGGCGAGTGGAACTTTTTGAAAAACTTTTACCAAGGCATTTAGAAATCATCTATGAAATCAACCATAGGTTTTTATCTGAAGTTCGAAACAAAGGGATTTTATCTGATGAGGAAATCCAAAGAGTAAGTATCATTGAAGAAGGAAAGGAAAAACGGATTCGTATGGCAAACTTAGCTGTCATTGGATCTTATCGTGTGAATGGAGTTGCGGAGTTACATTCGGAACTCATTAAAAAAACCATTTTTCAAGCCTTTACGAAAGTATTCCCAGAAAAATTTAATAACAAAACCAATGGAATCACTCCTCGTCGATGGTTACTACAATCAAACCCAAGTTTGGCGAACCTGATTTCTAAACGAATCGGAAACGAGTTTACAACAGATTTATACAATTTAAAAAAACTGGAAACATTTGTGGATGATTCCGACTTCCATAATGATTGGAGAGCTGTCAAACAAACTGCTAAAGACGAATTGGCCAAACTCATCAAAAGTGAAACAGGAATTACTATCGATTCGAAATCGCTAATCGATGTACAAATCAAACGTTTTCATGAATACAAACGCCAACTACTCAATATCTTGCGAGTGATTGCATTGTATAGACGGATCAAAGAAAATCCATCTCGTGAAATGACACCACGGACTGTGATCTTTGGTGGTAAGGCCGCCCCTGGTTATTATATGGCCAAACTCATCATTAAACTCATTAACAATGTGGCATGGGTCATCAATCGCGATCCTGATGTGGCTGATCGATTGAAAGTAGTATTTTTACCCAACTATCGTGTGAGCCTTGCCGAAAAAATTATCCCAGGTAGTGATCTTTCTGAACAAATTTCCACAGCGGGTACAGAAGCATCCGGAACTAGTAACATGAAATTTATGTTAAACGGTGCTTTGACAATCGGAACCTTGGACGGTGCCAATGTGGAAATTCTCGAAGAAGTGGGACCAGAAAATATTTATATCTTTGGCCTTCATACAGAAGAAGTATTTCGTCTGAAAGAAGCCGGATACCAACCAGCCGATTACATTCAAAAAAATGATGAACTGCATCGGGTGCTTCTCATGATCCGTGAGAATTTTTTCTCAATGGGTGAACCGGGAATTTTTGGCCCTATTTATGATAGTTTGTATTATACTGACAATTATCTCCTCATGGCTGATTTTGATGCTTATGACAAAACCCAAAACTTGGTAGCAAGAGATTATTTGGACCAAACTACTTGGACCAAAAAATCTATTTTGAATGTGGCCAGGTCAGGGAAATTTTCTTCTGACAGGACGATCCGGGAGTATGCGAAGGACATTTGGAAGGTTCCTCTCCTTGACACAGTTCCTCCAAAAACGATCTATAAATTGCCACAAAACTGA